From a region of the Azospirillum formosense genome:
- a CDS encoding alkene reductase → MTTADLFTPLRLGSMELPNRVIMAPMTRSRAGEGNVPTSLMAEYYGQRASAGLIITEATQVSATGQGYPSTPGIHTDAQTLAWRCIAEEVHAKGGLIAAQLWHVGRISHTEFQPNGALPVAPSAIAAAGQSYTSKGLVPFPTPRALETDEIPGLVKAFADAAKRAVFDAGLDGVEIHGANGYLIDQFLRDRTNKRTDRYGGGVENRARFLLEIVDAVATAVGPGRVGVRLSPTGTFNDMADSDPRALYTHVTEALNPFGLAFLHVIEGQPGHHMAPPEGAPHLAAELRRIFKGPFIINGGYSKEQAEAAIAAGAADAVSFGEPFIANPDLPERFRRNAALNTPDKASYYGGDARGYTDYPALETADA, encoded by the coding sequence ATGACCACCGCCGATCTGTTCACGCCGCTGCGTCTTGGCTCCATGGAACTGCCGAACCGCGTCATCATGGCGCCGATGACCCGCAGCCGCGCGGGCGAGGGCAACGTCCCGACGTCGCTGATGGCCGAGTATTACGGGCAGCGCGCCTCCGCCGGCCTCATCATCACCGAGGCGACGCAGGTCTCGGCCACCGGCCAGGGCTACCCCAGCACGCCGGGCATCCACACCGACGCGCAGACGCTCGCCTGGCGGTGCATCGCGGAAGAGGTCCACGCCAAGGGCGGGCTGATCGCCGCGCAGCTCTGGCACGTCGGCCGCATCTCCCACACGGAATTCCAGCCGAACGGCGCCCTGCCGGTCGCCCCCTCGGCGATCGCCGCCGCCGGCCAGTCCTACACCAGCAAGGGCCTGGTGCCCTTCCCCACCCCGCGCGCCCTGGAGACCGACGAGATCCCCGGGCTGGTCAAGGCCTTCGCCGACGCCGCCAAGCGCGCGGTGTTCGACGCCGGGCTGGACGGGGTTGAGATCCACGGCGCCAACGGCTACCTGATCGACCAGTTCCTGCGCGATCGCACCAACAAGCGCACCGACCGCTACGGCGGCGGCGTGGAGAACCGGGCACGCTTCCTTCTGGAGATCGTGGACGCGGTGGCCACCGCCGTCGGCCCCGGCCGGGTCGGCGTCCGGCTGTCCCCGACCGGCACCTTCAACGACATGGCGGACAGCGACCCGCGGGCGCTCTACACCCACGTCACCGAGGCGCTGAACCCCTTCGGCCTCGCCTTCCTGCACGTCATCGAAGGCCAGCCGGGCCACCACATGGCGCCGCCGGAGGGCGCCCCGCACCTCGCGGCGGAGCTACGCCGGATCTTCAAGGGCCCCTTCATCATCAACGGCGGTTACAGCAAGGAGCAGGCCGAGGCGGCCATCGCCGCCGGCGCGGCGGACGCGGTGAGCTTCGGCGAGCCCTTCATCGCCAACCCGGACCTGCCGGAGCGCTTCCGCCGCAACGCCGCGCTGAACACGCCGGACAAGGCCAGCTACTACGGCGGCGACGCCCGCGGCTACACCGACTATCCGGCGCTGGAAACGGCCGACGCCTGA
- the rpsD gene encoding 30S ribosomal protein S4, with the protein MAKRQQSKYKIDRRLGVNLWGRGKSPINKREYGPGQHGQRRKKPSDYGLQLMAKQKLKGYYGNIGEKQFRRIYAEAVRRKGDTGENLVGLLERRLDAVVYRMKFAPTPFAARQIINHGHILVNGRRLNIPSAQIKEGDTIEVRAKSKQMALILEASASGERDTPDYLEVDSGALKGRFVRVPLLADIPYPVQMEPNLVVEFYSR; encoded by the coding sequence ATGGCCAAGCGTCAACAGTCCAAGTACAAGATCGACCGCCGCCTCGGCGTCAACCTCTGGGGCCGCGGCAAGTCGCCGATCAACAAGCGTGAGTATGGCCCGGGCCAGCACGGCCAGCGCCGCAAGAAGCCGTCCGACTACGGCCTGCAGCTCATGGCGAAGCAGAAGCTGAAGGGCTACTACGGCAACATCGGCGAGAAGCAGTTCCGCCGCATCTACGCCGAGGCCGTGCGCCGCAAGGGCGACACCGGCGAGAACCTGGTGGGCCTGCTGGAGCGCCGCCTGGACGCGGTGGTCTACCGCATGAAGTTCGCGCCGACCCCGTTCGCCGCGCGCCAGATCATCAACCATGGCCACATCCTGGTCAACGGCCGCCGCCTGAACATCCCGTCGGCCCAGATCAAGGAAGGCGACACCATCGAGGTGCGCGCCAAGTCCAAGCAGATGGCCCTCATCCTCGAGGCCTCCGCCTCGGGTGAGCGCGACACCCCGGACTACCTGGAAGTCGACTCCGGCGCCCTGAAGGGCCGCTTCGTCCGCGTCCCGCTGCTGGCCGACATTCCGTATCCGGTCCAGATGGAACCGAACCTGGTCGTCGAGTTCTACTCGCGCTGA
- a CDS encoding RNA methyltransferase, which produces MTSGKDPNRPSVLGGPTIILVQPQLGENIGACARAMLNCGLTELRLVKPRDGWPNEKAVAAASGADLVLDGAKLYETTAEAVADLNVVFATTVRTRGMIQEFVTPRVAATELRAHVDSGHKTGVLFGPERTGLVNDDLTLASTLITVPLNPAFSSLNLAQAVLLIGYEWFQTGEIPPDRVLHTGQTRPATKAELLNFFEHLEGDLDRTGFFTSPEKRPSMVRTLRNALERMQMTEQEVRTFHGVVAALTGRRKGEA; this is translated from the coding sequence ATGACCTCCGGCAAAGACCCCAACCGGCCCTCCGTCCTGGGCGGCCCGACCATCATCCTCGTGCAGCCCCAGCTCGGCGAGAACATCGGCGCCTGCGCGCGGGCCATGCTCAACTGCGGCCTGACCGAGCTGCGTCTGGTGAAGCCGCGCGACGGCTGGCCGAACGAGAAGGCGGTGGCCGCGGCGTCGGGCGCCGACCTGGTGCTGGACGGGGCGAAGCTCTACGAGACGACGGCGGAGGCCGTGGCCGACCTGAACGTGGTCTTCGCCACCACCGTCCGCACCCGCGGGATGATCCAGGAGTTCGTCACCCCGCGCGTCGCGGCGACCGAGCTGCGCGCCCATGTCGACTCCGGGCACAAGACCGGCGTGCTGTTCGGGCCGGAGCGCACGGGGCTGGTCAACGATGACCTGACGCTGGCTTCAACGCTGATCACCGTTCCGCTCAACCCCGCCTTCTCCTCGCTCAACCTGGCGCAGGCGGTGCTGCTGATCGGCTACGAGTGGTTCCAGACCGGCGAGATCCCGCCCGACCGCGTTCTGCACACCGGCCAGACCCGCCCGGCGACCAAGGCGGAGCTTCTGAACTTCTTCGAGCATCTGGAGGGCGACCTCGACCGGACCGGCTTCTTCACCTCGCCGGAGAAGCGCCCCTCGATGGTCCGCACGCTGCGCAACGCGCTGGAGCGGATGCAGATGACCGAGCAGGAGGTCCGCACCTTCCACGGCGTCGTCGCGGCGCTGACCGGGCGGCGCAAGGGCGAAGCGTAA
- a CDS encoding TetR/AcrR family transcriptional regulator, whose amino-acid sequence MDKTDTPATAPAIDDGCCAGGAAGTDMPARKRDREATKGVLLDAAKMVFAERGFDAATTRDIAGRAGVNEQLIQRYFSGKAGLLLAVVERYGREEGSGCAMPPPGDDLEEDLAAFLLHQLRHAWKCRDFTRVMLARALVDPDIANEMARTLSESRIPCLLSRLEIFRARGAIAADADLAHVAAGIATLSFGLGFLDQVVFGRCPDRVNEVVRTLAHTMAHGLAPRA is encoded by the coding sequence GTGGACAAGACCGACACCCCGGCCACCGCCCCGGCGATCGACGACGGCTGTTGCGCCGGCGGGGCCGCCGGGACCGATATGCCCGCGCGTAAGCGCGACCGCGAGGCGACCAAGGGCGTCCTGCTCGACGCGGCCAAGATGGTGTTCGCCGAGCGCGGCTTCGACGCTGCGACCACGCGCGACATCGCCGGCCGGGCGGGCGTGAACGAGCAGCTGATCCAGCGCTATTTCTCGGGCAAGGCCGGCCTGCTGCTGGCCGTCGTCGAGCGCTACGGGCGCGAGGAGGGCAGCGGCTGCGCCATGCCGCCGCCCGGCGACGATCTGGAGGAGGATCTGGCGGCCTTCCTGCTGCACCAGCTCCGCCACGCCTGGAAGTGCCGCGATTTCACGCGGGTGATGCTGGCGCGCGCGCTGGTCGATCCGGACATCGCGAACGAGATGGCGCGCACCCTGTCGGAAAGCCGCATCCCCTGCCTGCTCAGCCGGCTGGAGATCTTCCGCGCGCGCGGGGCGATCGCGGCGGACGCCGACCTCGCCCACGTCGCGGCGGGGATCGCCACGCTCAGCTTCGGGCTGGGCTTCCTTGATCAGGTGGTGTTCGGGCGCTGCCCGGACCGCGTCAACGAGGTGGTGCGGACGCTCGCCCACACCATGGCCCACGGTCTCGCGCCGCGGGCCTGA
- a CDS encoding AbrB/MazE/SpoVT family DNA-binding domain-containing protein, with protein sequence METAMHISRLAADNRALIPQDVRDALGLKEGDPILFSVKDGQAVIRKAPVVDAVYLKALEGGLSEWASPEDDEAFDDL encoded by the coding sequence ATGGAGACGGCAATGCACATCTCGCGGCTGGCCGCCGACAACAGGGCGCTGATTCCCCAGGACGTCCGCGACGCCTTGGGATTGAAGGAAGGCGACCCGATCCTGTTTTCCGTGAAGGACGGGCAGGCGGTGATCCGTAAGGCGCCCGTCGTCGATGCCGTTTATCTGAAAGCGCTGGAAGGCGGTCTGTCGGAATGGGCCTCGCCCGAGGACGACGAGGCGTTCGATGATCTTTGA
- the cowN gene encoding N(2)-fixation sustaining protein CowN yields MDATDTPDRYVSFKGIDCEGNSRRIIERLYMHINDPAKTNAFWERFRAKLAVADDPLKRQADGLCLLCANVYYISDLFEEHEDEEGLAMLRQLEDECC; encoded by the coding sequence GTGGACGCAACCGACACTCCCGACCGCTACGTCTCCTTCAAGGGCATCGACTGCGAGGGCAATTCCCGCCGCATCATCGAGCGCCTGTACATGCACATCAACGACCCGGCCAAGACCAACGCCTTCTGGGAACGCTTCCGGGCGAAGCTGGCGGTCGCCGACGATCCGCTGAAACGGCAGGCGGACGGGCTGTGCCTGCTCTGCGCCAATGTCTATTACATCTCCGACCTCTTCGAGGAACACGAGGACGAGGAAGGGCTGGCCATGCTGCGGCAACTCGAGGACGAGTGCTGCTGA
- a CDS encoding PAS domain-containing transcriptional regulator, with the protein MDVGLVLLDGDRRVVSVNAAVARMLGRDRPLLGASLHDLHPPGSRAKVELLLAAAHDPDSPAAASSMMVALPGRTIVVKATALPSGGGAALALMLFEVNGKALPEPPPPADTAPEPVTPLVKLPITTRQGVVLIDPADAVYVQADGHYTRVHTADGAFFCSLSLSELEARLDGRQFVRAHRRYLVNLRHAQAIDRSDGRAAFVMAAPGSPRVPVSRGRIERLKKLLAL; encoded by the coding sequence ATGGACGTTGGCCTCGTCCTGCTCGACGGCGACCGGCGCGTGGTGTCGGTCAACGCCGCCGTGGCCCGGATGCTGGGCCGCGACCGTCCGCTGCTGGGCGCCAGCCTGCACGACCTGCACCCGCCGGGCAGCCGCGCCAAGGTGGAGCTGCTTCTGGCCGCGGCGCATGACCCGGACTCCCCGGCGGCGGCCAGCTCGATGATGGTGGCCCTGCCGGGGCGGACCATCGTGGTGAAGGCCACCGCCCTGCCGTCGGGCGGCGGGGCCGCGCTGGCCCTGATGCTGTTCGAGGTGAACGGCAAGGCGCTTCCCGAGCCGCCGCCGCCCGCGGACACGGCGCCCGAACCGGTCACGCCGCTGGTGAAGCTGCCCATCACGACGCGCCAGGGCGTGGTTCTGATCGACCCCGCCGACGCGGTCTATGTGCAGGCCGACGGCCATTACACGCGGGTCCACACGGCGGACGGCGCCTTCTTCTGCTCGCTCTCCCTGTCGGAGCTGGAGGCGCGCCTCGACGGGCGGCAGTTCGTGCGGGCGCACCGCCGCTATCTGGTCAACCTGCGCCACGCCCAGGCCATCGACCGCAGTGACGGGCGGGCCGCCTTCGTCATGGCCGCTCCCGGCTCCCCCCGCGTGCCGGTCAGCCGCGGTCGGATCGAGCGGTTGAAGAAACTGCTGGCTCTCTAG
- a CDS encoding type II toxin-antitoxin system PemK/MazF family toxin — protein MIFDRWSVVALPFPFTDLGTAKRRPALVLSSADFQRAHGHILCGMVTSAAHSAWPSDVELAAYAEAGLKKPCKFRCKLSTLQDDLVLYGLGMLAVFTEKSLNPCGSRP, from the coding sequence ATGATCTTTGACCGCTGGTCCGTGGTGGCTCTACCCTTTCCTTTCACGGACCTCGGTACAGCCAAGCGACGGCCCGCGCTGGTTCTCTCATCGGCGGATTTCCAGCGGGCTCATGGTCACATCCTGTGTGGCATGGTCACGAGCGCTGCGCACAGCGCGTGGCCTTCGGATGTCGAACTGGCCGCTTATGCCGAGGCTGGTCTGAAGAAACCCTGCAAGTTCCGCTGCAAGCTTTCCACGCTTCAGGATGATCTGGTGCTCTATGGGCTCGGCATGCTGGCGGTTTTCACAGAAAAAAGCCTGAATCCTTGCGGGTCCCGGCCTTGA
- the rarD gene encoding EamA family transporter RarD, with amino-acid sequence MAQTPSPSLPQADGRNPATLGFAAALTAFLIWGGLAPIFFKQLGNVGAVEVVAHRVLWTVVLVGLWLVPTRGLSGILRGVGSWRRLGIFLVTTALIGSNWTIFIWAVNNGHLVQSSLGYYINPIINVLLGMAFLQERLSKRQGVAVVIAAAGVLSLVLSYGEVPWVALSLALTFGVYALVRKKAAIDPVIGLLVETVLLVPPAIAYLLWLSAHGLGNFGVHGLGTDLLIILTGPVTAIPLVLFMVGAARLKLSTIGILQYISPTGQLLLGVAVYGEAFTTSHLLAFVCIWVALALYSADALFTHRAARAEARAEQNRAEQARAAACRAD; translated from the coding sequence CCTGATCTGGGGGGGGCTGGCGCCGATCTTCTTCAAGCAGCTCGGCAACGTCGGGGCGGTGGAGGTCGTCGCCCACCGGGTGCTGTGGACCGTTGTGCTGGTCGGCTTGTGGCTGGTGCCGACGCGCGGCCTGTCCGGCATCCTGCGCGGGGTCGGAAGCTGGCGGCGGCTGGGCATCTTCCTGGTGACGACGGCGCTGATCGGCAGCAACTGGACCATCTTCATCTGGGCCGTGAACAACGGCCATTTGGTGCAGTCCAGCCTCGGCTACTACATCAACCCGATCATCAACGTGCTGCTGGGCATGGCCTTCCTTCAGGAGCGGCTGTCGAAGCGGCAGGGCGTGGCGGTCGTGATCGCGGCGGCGGGCGTGCTGAGCCTCGTCCTGTCCTACGGCGAGGTTCCCTGGGTGGCGCTGTCGCTGGCCTTGACCTTCGGTGTCTACGCGCTGGTCCGCAAGAAGGCGGCCATCGACCCGGTGATCGGGCTGCTGGTGGAAACGGTGCTGCTGGTGCCGCCGGCCATCGCCTATCTGCTGTGGCTGAGCGCCCACGGGCTTGGGAATTTCGGCGTGCACGGGCTGGGCACCGACCTGCTGATCATCCTGACCGGCCCGGTGACGGCCATCCCGCTGGTGCTGTTCATGGTCGGCGCCGCCCGGCTGAAGCTGTCGACCATCGGCATCCTGCAATACATCAGCCCGACCGGGCAGCTGCTGCTCGGCGTCGCGGTCTATGGGGAGGCCTTCACCACTTCCCACCTCCTGGCCTTCGTGTGCATCTGGGTGGCGCTGGCGCTCTATTCGGCGGACGCGCTGTTCACCCACCGCGCCGCCCGCGCCGAGGCCAGGGCAGAACAGAACCGGGCCGAGCAGGCCCGCGCCGCCGCCTGCCGCGCCGACTGA
- the cimA gene encoding citramalate synthase, translating to MTGERIYLYDTTLRDGAQTQDVDFSVADKIAIARDLDRLGIDYVEGGWPGANPTDDQFFAEAPDLARSTFTAFGMTRRPGRSTANDPQLAALIQSKARAVCIVGKTWDFHVDVALAIPREENIELIADSIAALKAAKGEALFDAEHFFDGYKRNPAYAASCIRAAYEAGARWVVLCDTNGGTLPHEIDEIVRQVIDEHGIPGDRLGIHCHNDTENAVANSLAAVRAGVRMVQGTINGLGERCGNANLVSLIPSLMLKMGYDVGIKPADLPLLTEISRKFDERLNRAPNRHAPYVGASAFAHKGGLHVSAVEKDPSSYEHVEPEAVGNRRQIVMSDQAGRSNVIARLREMGMAVDPKDERLNRLLDLVKQRDTEGYAYDTAEASFELLVRRELGEVPDYFTLKRFHVTDERRYNAKGELVVESEAVVRVKIGGTEYHEVASGNGPVNALDTAMRKALEPLYPLLDGVKLSDYRVRILAAKDGTGAMPRVLIRSRNGDGAEWSTLGVSTNIIEASMEALVDSYTFKLFKGGATPRS from the coding sequence ATGACGGGCGAACGCATCTATCTGTACGATACCACCCTGCGCGACGGGGCGCAGACCCAGGACGTGGATTTTTCCGTCGCCGACAAGATCGCCATCGCCCGCGATCTCGACCGGCTGGGAATCGACTATGTGGAAGGCGGCTGGCCCGGCGCCAACCCGACCGACGACCAGTTCTTCGCCGAGGCGCCGGACCTCGCCCGCTCGACCTTCACCGCCTTCGGCATGACGCGCCGTCCCGGCCGCAGCACCGCGAACGACCCGCAGCTCGCCGCGCTGATCCAGTCCAAGGCGCGCGCCGTCTGCATCGTCGGCAAGACCTGGGACTTCCACGTCGACGTGGCGCTGGCCATCCCGCGCGAGGAAAACATCGAGCTGATCGCCGACAGCATCGCCGCGCTGAAGGCCGCCAAGGGCGAGGCGCTGTTCGACGCCGAGCATTTCTTCGACGGCTACAAGCGCAACCCGGCCTACGCCGCGTCCTGCATCAGGGCCGCCTACGAGGCCGGGGCGCGCTGGGTCGTGCTGTGCGACACCAACGGCGGCACGCTGCCGCACGAGATCGACGAGATCGTCCGGCAAGTGATCGATGAGCACGGCATTCCCGGCGACCGGCTGGGCATCCACTGCCACAACGACACCGAGAACGCCGTCGCCAACTCGCTGGCCGCGGTGCGGGCCGGGGTGCGGATGGTGCAGGGGACGATCAACGGGCTGGGCGAGCGCTGCGGCAACGCCAACCTCGTGTCGCTGATCCCGTCGCTGATGCTGAAGATGGGCTACGACGTCGGCATCAAGCCCGCCGACCTGCCGCTGCTGACCGAGATCAGCCGCAAGTTCGACGAGCGGCTGAACCGCGCGCCGAACCGCCACGCCCCTTACGTCGGCGCCAGCGCCTTCGCCCACAAGGGCGGGCTGCACGTCTCCGCCGTGGAGAAGGACCCGTCCTCCTACGAGCATGTCGAGCCGGAGGCGGTCGGCAACCGCCGGCAGATCGTCATGTCGGACCAGGCGGGCCGTTCCAACGTCATCGCGCGGCTGCGCGAGATGGGCATGGCCGTCGACCCGAAGGACGAGCGGCTGAACCGCCTGCTCGACCTCGTGAAGCAGCGCGACACCGAGGGCTACGCCTACGACACCGCCGAGGCCAGCTTCGAGCTTCTGGTCCGCCGGGAACTGGGCGAGGTGCCCGACTATTTCACCCTGAAGCGCTTCCACGTGACCGACGAGCGCCGCTACAACGCCAAGGGCGAGCTGGTGGTCGAGTCCGAGGCGGTGGTGCGGGTGAAGATCGGCGGCACAGAGTATCACGAGGTGGCGTCGGGCAACGGCCCGGTCAACGCGCTGGACACCGCGATGCGCAAGGCGCTGGAGCCGCTGTACCCGCTGCTCGACGGGGTGAAGCTGTCCGACTACCGCGTGCGCATCCTGGCCGCCAAGGACGGCACCGGCGCCATGCCGCGCGTGCTGATCCGCTCGCGCAACGGCGACGGGGCGGAATGGTCCACGCTGGGCGTCTCCACCAACATCATCGAGGCGTCGATGGAGGCGCTGGTGGACAGTTACACATTCAAGCTGTTTAAAGGCGGCGCAACACCGCGAAGCTGA